A stretch of DNA from Anaerolineae bacterium:
TCCCCATCTCTTTGACCCGTTCAGCCGCTTCCAGGGTGCGGGCGCGAATGGTTTGCATGCCCTGGCCGGTCTGCTCCACCGCCGCCACGCCGTGCCGTGCGGCCTGAGTTACTTTGTTATTGGCCTCGGTCACCGAGTTGGCTATCTGGCCCACCTGGCCCACAATCTTGTCCATTTCATTGAATAAGTCCGACGACTTTTGTACTCCGGCGGCCTGCTCCTGTGCGCCCCGGGCAATGCCCTCGGCGGCGCGGGCCATCTGTTCTACCGTGTTTGTTGTTTCGGTGACCATCTGTGTTTGCTGGCTGGTGCCGCTGGCAATCTGCTGCATAGTGGAGGCCACCTGCTGGCTGGCCGCTCCGGCCTGGTCGGCCGAGCTGTTCAACTGCTGGCTGGCGACGGCCACTTGGTTGGCGCTTCGCTGCACCTGTGTAATCAAGGTATTCAAGTCAGCCGTCATCTGGCTAAAAGAAATACCCAACACATCTTGCCCCGATTGGGGCCTGACCTGCACAGCCAGATCACCTTGCGCCAGAGAATCGGCGGCCTGGGCCATAGTTTGTAAGTAGGTGATCATTTCTTGAAAAGCAGCAGCCATATCACCCAACTCATCTTTGTTTTTTATCGCTAGCGATTGGTCCAAATTACCTTTGGCAATTTCGGTTGCCGCCTCGGCCATGCGCTTAATCGGGATAATGATTTGCCGGATCATCACAATTAACACCCCCACCACAATCGGCATAACAATTACGGTTGTTATGGCTAAATTCAAAACCGTATAACCCCATTTAAAGACAATAAAGAGTCCGGCTACTCCAGCCCAAGAACTACCGGCCACAACAAAAGCTAATTTTAGCGCCACCCCCCGGCCAAAGACCAAATATACAATTAACATCATCAATATGAAAGCAATAAGGGACACGCTAATAAATACAATGAATTCCATATCTGCCAACATTTTTAATCATCTCCTGAATCATTTTTAGGAAGGTCCAGTAGCAAGGGCCGTTCTATCAACCTTTCGATTCAACCTGCATTTCCTTCAGTTGGAAACACATTATGCTGGAGAACTTTTGCCTGTAATTGTATAAACATCATGGTATTGCCTACAATACCTGCTGGATATTCCCGGTCAGCAACCGAAAATAAGTCACTTTAACATTACGCCGCCTCAACCAGCGCCTGCTGCTCTTCCCGCGAGAACACGCGGTTCAGGTCGAGCAGAATGACCAATTTGCCTTCAACCTCGCCGGCTTCCTCATCGGCTTTCTTTTTGAATTTGCCAATGCCGCGCAGGTAAGCCGTGTCCACGCTGGCTAACAAAGGTGACGGTGGTTCAACATCAGCCTCGGCGATTTTGGTCACCTCGGTCACTCTGTCCACAATCAGGCCCACCAGCAAATCATCCAATTCCATAATCACAATCACCTGTTTACGCTTGCCTTTTTTGCCGTTGCCTTCCGGGTCCGGTGGCAGCGGCAAATTGAAACGACGGCGCAGGTCAATCACCGGGATCACCGATCCCCGCAAATTGACCACACCTTCAATGAAGATGGGGGCATTGGGCACCGTCACTATCTCCTGCATGGGGATAATGCTCTGCACCTGGGTTACATTCACCCCGTACGATTCTTCATTGAGTTCAAAAACAACCAATTGTTCTTCCATGGTGTACCTCCTCTGGTGAAGTTAAAAGATTGGGTTCGCCAACAATTACAGGGATTCTCGGCATTTTTCTTTTTCAACTCTATCATCGTATCACCTTTTTGGTCCCCGCGCAGTGGTAAAAGGGATGGATTTCAATAAAAAAAAGACCACCTTTTTAATGGCCTTTTCTACGTAAAAATACTCCTGCAAGTACCTAAAATTAGGTAGGTGACTTTGGAAAATTGTGAATGATTAATTGCTAATATCACAACTTGTTATTCACTAACTCACCGATTTTTTAATAAGCGCTCCCCAACCTACCCAACTTGCTCCGGTAATGGTAAAGATTTGACTGATGAGAATCATTTTCCCCTGAGAGGATTTGTAAATCATCAGTCGAAATGTAACCACTACCCCTTGCTCCTACCGCCCTCTGGTGCTATACTTAGGCGCTATGCGTAAAAAACATGCTTTTGCCACCGTAGCCGGGCTGATCGTCATTATCTTCCTCTCCCCCCTCGGCCTCTCCACCTGCTACTCAAAAGAAGAAGCGCCCTCCTTCATTCTCGCTTTCGCCTCCGACCGCAGCGGCGCAGGCGACATTTTTGTTTTGGACCAGACCGGCCAACTGCTCAATTTGACCAACCACCCCGACGCTGATTGGGACCCGGCCTGGTCGCCCGACGGCCGAAGCCTGGCTTTCACCAGCCACCGCGCCGGTAATAGCGACATCTGGTTGCTGAACACCGGCCAAACTGAAGAAAATCTTCAGCTCCGCAACCTGACCAATGAACCGGCCTGGGATTACAGCCCCACCTGGTCTCCCAGCGGGCAGAGCGTGGCCTTTGTGTCTGAGCGAGACGGTGATCCGGAAATTTTTGTGCAAAATATCAACGAGAATACCGCCATCCAACTCACCTTCAACGAGGAATTGGAGCGCCTCCCGGCCTGGTCGCCCGACGGCAAGTACTTGGCTTTTGCCGCCGTGCGCAACGGCGTTGAAGAAATTTACCGCATCCGGCCCGACGGCACCGACGAACAACTGGTCACACCCCATCCGGTTCAGGGCACCGCCCCGGCCTGGGCCCCGGATAGCCAACGCCTGGCCTTCATCGGTTGGGACGAAGAAAACCGGGCCGGTATTTACGTTATCGGTCCCCAAGTGGATAATATGATCCGGCTGTATCAAGGCAGCGCCTGGTTGGGTTCGCTGGATTGGTCTGCCGACGGCCAATGGCTCACCTTTACCTCATGGGAAACCGGCAATCACGAAGTATATACCCTGCCGGCCGGCGGCGGCGATCCTCTCCGCCTGACCATAGACGGGGCCTGGGATGATTTTTTAACCATCAATCCCACTGTTACCTTCACCCCCCCTGCCTCCGCCAGCATTGCCCAGGCCGCCCCGGCCCTGAACCCGCCGCCTCGTTCTGACTTAATCGCCGGGGTTAATATGGCCGATCTGAGCCTGGCGTATTTGATCAACGATATGGGTTTTACCTGGGCCAAGGGCTATGTTAATTGGGCCACGGTAGAACCTGAGCCGGGCCAATTTCGGTGGGTGGACCCGGATAACGTGGTTAAAGCTTTTGGCGACCAGCAGGTCAAAATTCTCTTGCGCGTACATGGCACGCCGGAATGGGCGCGTCCCACCGACAGTATGTACACCCATCCCCCCACCAATATGGCCGACTTGGCTAATTTTTTAACCGCCCTGGTCAGTCGCTACCAGGGACAAGTAGCAGCCTATGAAATTTGGAACGAACCCAACCTGCATTATGAATGGGGGTATCTCCAGCCCAATTCGGCGGATTATACCCAAATGCTCCAAACAGCCTACCCGGCCATAAAAAAAACAGACCCGGAAGCCCTGGTGATTAGCGGCGGCCTGGCCACCACCGGCCAGGGGTCGCCCACTGCTTACGGCGACCTGGCTTTTTTACAAGGCATGTACCAGGCCGGGGCCAAAGGTTATTTTGACGCTCTGGGCAGCCATCCTTATGCTTATGGCCGCAGCCCCGATGAACCTGATCCCGATGGGCTGTCGCTTACGCGGGTGGTTGAACAACACAAAGTTATGCAAGCTAATGACGACGGCGATACGCCCATTTGGATTACCGAAGTGGGGTGGGTGCTGCAAAGCAGTTGGGACCTGGGGGAACATACCCCTATCGGCGTTACCGAAGCGCAGCAAGCCGAATACCTGGCCCGCACCTACGCCAAAGCTGAATACGAGTGGCCCTTTGTGGAAGCGCTCTTTTTATTTAATCTTGATTTCAGCACGGTCTCCTGGTATCCTGCCTCGGAGCC
This window harbors:
- a CDS encoding HAMP domain-containing protein, producing the protein MLADMEFIVFISVSLIAFILMMLIVYLVFGRGVALKLAFVVAGSSWAGVAGLFIVFKWGYTVLNLAITTVIVMPIVVGVLIVMIRQIIIPIKRMAEAATEIAKGNLDQSLAIKNKDELGDMAAAFQEMITYLQTMAQAADSLAQGDLAVQVRPQSGQDVLGISFSQMTADLNTLITQVQRSANQVAVASQQLNSSADQAGAASQQVASTMQQIASGTSQQTQMVTETTNTVEQMARAAEGIARGAQEQAAGVQKSSDLFNEMDKIVGQVGQIANSVTEANNKVTQAARHGVAAVEQTGQGMQTIRARTLEAAERVKEMGTRSKEIGRIVDTIDDIADKTDMLALNAAVEAARAGEHGRGFAVVADQVRKLSEDSKNATRNIGELIERVQATINEAITAMQNTTAEVDNGIKLAGDTTGSLQEILRAAEEAAELAEQIGSAVAQLKQKSGDVVTAVDSVSTVVEENTAAAEQMAANSQEVTQAMEGVASVAEENSAATEEISASAEEMSAQIEEVVASAEELAALAEELQAATGQFRVNGVPKVEPEKPKRGWQSARKSGKQQQPEPALGHHQGDGHSGEG
- a CDS encoding chemotaxis protein CheW yields the protein MEEQLVVFELNEESYGVNVTQVQSIIPMQEIVTVPNAPIFIEGVVNLRGSVIPVIDLRRRFNLPLPPDPEGNGKKGKRKQVIVIMELDDLLVGLIVDRVTEVTKIAEADVEPPSPLLASVDTAYLRGIGKFKKKADEEAGEVEGKLVILLDLNRVFSREEQQALVEAA
- a CDS encoding PD40 domain-containing protein — encoded protein: MRKKHAFATVAGLIVIIFLSPLGLSTCYSKEEAPSFILAFASDRSGAGDIFVLDQTGQLLNLTNHPDADWDPAWSPDGRSLAFTSHRAGNSDIWLLNTGQTEENLQLRNLTNEPAWDYSPTWSPSGQSVAFVSERDGDPEIFVQNINENTAIQLTFNEELERLPAWSPDGKYLAFAAVRNGVEEIYRIRPDGTDEQLVTPHPVQGTAPAWAPDSQRLAFIGWDEENRAGIYVIGPQVDNMIRLYQGSAWLGSLDWSADGQWLTFTSWETGNHEVYTLPAGGGDPLRLTIDGAWDDFLTINPTVTFTPPASASIAQAAPALNPPPRSDLIAGVNMADLSLAYLINDMGFTWAKGYVNWATVEPEPGQFRWVDPDNVVKAFGDQQVKILLRVHGTPEWARPTDSMYTHPPTNMADLANFLTALVSRYQGQVAAYEIWNEPNLHYEWGYLQPNSADYTQMLQTAYPAIKKTDPEALVISGGLATTGQGSPTAYGDLAFLQGMYQAGAKGYFDALGSHPYAYGRSPDEPDPDGLSLTRVVEQHKVMQANDDGDTPIWITEVGWVLQSSWDLGEHTPIGVTEAQQAEYLARTYAKAEYEWPFVEALFLFNLDFSTVSWYPASEPMRWYAVLNPDRTPRPAYTILRQTTHAQ